Proteins encoded within one genomic window of Fragaria vesca subsp. vesca linkage group LG1, FraVesHawaii_1.0, whole genome shotgun sequence:
- the LOC101300290 gene encoding transmembrane 9 superfamily member 4-like codes for MGSLFFFFVLLLSLFPWSHSFYGDVAKDFKKGDTMEVKVNKLSSTWTLLPYDYYSLSYCKPPVIINSALSLGEVLRGDLIKNSVYTLKMRETEYCKVACRVKLEATSAKKFKEKIDDGYVVNMILDDLPAAVTFDTSEWHGNRSKIPVTALPVGRKNYAYEGNEERHFIYNHLRFTVTYHEDPVTKFSRIVGFEITPYSVTHEYKKWENEKTELFTCTSNSDLLISGLPQEVDTDKEVVFSYDVLFESSDVEWESRWDSYLSSGTGNQIQLLSSINSLWTLLLLSGVVAMVVVRNLYKDINIYNQLETQDVAQELIGWKVVHGDVFRTPHNATLLCVCVGNGVQLFGMMLTAIIFGLLGFLSPSNRGGLITAIVLLWMFMGLFGGYYSARLFKMFKGTQWKNIAFKTAFMFPATFSGTFFMLNTFIWGERSSIAMPFGTMFSLLLLWFGISVPLVFVGSYLGFKMQTIEYPVNTNEIARQIPVRAWYNSKMVLSVLIGGIIQFGPVFMEFYFIWTCIWMDLFYYSFGYLFISFVILLVTCCEIAILLCYFQLRSEEYHWWWRPYLTAGSSALYMFAYSIFYFFTILEIEKFASVILYFRYTLMVSFAFFVLTGTIGFYACFWFVTMIYSSVKLD; via the exons ATGGGCAGCCTCTTCTTCTTCTTTGTCCTTCTACTTTCACTGTTTCCTTGGTCTCACTCTTTCTATGGCGATGTAGCCAAGGATTTTAAGAAG GGAGATACTATGGAAGTGAAGGTTAATAAGCTATCATCCACATGGACACTGCTTCCCTATGACTACTATTCCCTTAGTTACTGCAAGCCCCCAGTAATCATCAACAGTGCTTTAAGCCTTGGAGAAGTTCTTCGAGGTGACCTCATCAAGAATTCAGTCTATACT CTTAAGATGAGAGAGACAGAATACTGCAAAGTTGCATGCCGTGTGAAACTAGAAGCTACTTCTGCCAAAAAGTTCAAGGAGAAAATTGATGACGGATATGTAGTTAATAT GATTCTTGATGATCTTCCTGCTGCAGTTACATTCGACACGAGTGAGTGGCATGGGAATAGATCAAAGATACCAGTAACTGCACTCCCAGTTGGGCGGAAGAACTATGCGTATGAA GGTAATGAGGAAAGACATTTCATTTACAACCACCTGAGATTCACCGTCACGTACCACGAGGATCCAGTGACTAAGTTTTCCCGCATTGTTGGTTTTGAGATTACACCATACAG TGTTACTCATGAGTACAAGAAGTGGGAAAATGAGAAAACTGAGTTGTTCACCTGCACAAGCAATTCTGACCTTTTAATCAGTGGCTTACCACAAGAGGTTGATACTGATAAAGAAGTTGTCTTCTCATATGACGTATTGTTTGAG TCCAGTGATGTAGAGTGGGAATCGCGATGGGACTCGTACCTCTCCAGTGGTACTGGTAATCAAATCCAATTGTTATCTTCGATCAACTCATTGTGGACTCTGCTTCTTCTTTCTGGAGTAGTAGCCATGGTTGTGGTGCGAAATCTTTACAAGGATATCAACATCTACAATCAGTTGGAGACACAAGATGTGGCTCAGGAACTAATAGGATGGAAAGTAGTCCATGGTGATGTTTTCAGGACACCCCATAATGCTACTTTATTGTGTGTTTGTGTTGGAAATGGTGTCCAACTCTTTGGGATGATGCTCACCGCAATCATCTTTGGTTTGCTTGGTTTCCTTTCACCTTCAAACAGAGGTGGGTTGATTACAGCAATTGTTCTTTTGTGGATGTTCATGGGCTTATTTGGGGGATACTACTCGGCGCGCTTGTTCAAGATGTTTAAAGGCACGCAGTGGAAGAATATTGCGTTCAAGACAGCCTTTATGTTCCCTGCTACATTTTCCGGGACTTTCTTCATGTTGAATACCTTCATTTGGGGAGAGAGATCCTCTATTGCAATGCCGTTTGGAACAATGTTTTCTCTGCTGCTCTTGTGGTTTGGAATATCAGTACCATTGGTATTTGTAGGCAGTTACTTGGGGTTCAAAATGCAAACAATTGAGTATCCAGTCAATACCAATGAAATTGCAAGACAGATTCCAGTGCGAGCATGGTACAACTCAAAGATGGTATTGTCTGTGCTCATCGGAGGCATTATACAGTTTGGACCAGTGTTCATGGAGTTCTACTTTATCTGGACATGCATATGGATGGACCTCTTCTACTACTCTTTCGGCTACCTCTTTATATCCTTTGTCATCCTTCTAGTCACTTGTTGTGAGATAGCAATTCTACTCTGCTACTTCCAACTTCGCAGCGAAGAATACCATTGGTGGTGGAGACCATACTTGACTGCTGGCTCCTCTGCTCTCTACATGTTTGCATACTCCATATTCTATTTCTTCACCATACTGGAGATTGAAAAGTTCGCTTCTGTCATCCTTTATTTCAGGTACACGTTAATGGTATCCTTTGCCTTCTTTGTCTTGACTGGGACAATCGGCTTCTATGCATGCTTCTGGTTTGTTACGATGATCTACTCCTCTGTCAAGTTAGACTAA